DNA from Rubrobacter aplysinae:
CGACGCGGTCGAGAAGATCCGGGGCCGCACCATCATGCTGAACGTCTCCTTCGCCGCCCACTCGCCGTACGTGTCGGCCGCCGCAGACCGGATGCGGGAGTCGCTGGAGTCCGCCGAGTTCCGCGCGCCCGAGGTGCCTTTCGTAAGCGCGATGGACGGCAGCGTCCTGCACCGCGCGGAGGAGGTAAAAGATGCGCTCAAGGGCCAGATGGTCGCCCCCGTGCGCTGGGTGCGGGTCGTGGACACGCTGGCCCGGCTCCGGGTCGAGGAGTGGGTCGAGCTCGGCGGCGGCGGGGTGCTCACCCGGATGCTCCGCGACTTCGAATCGCCCCTCAAGGGAGTAACGTTCGAGGACCTGCGCAGCCGCGTGGCGGATCTACCCGCCCAGGCGCGCAACCTCCTCCCCGGCTCCCACGACACCCCTGAAACTCCTGAAACGCCGGACCCCGCGGCAGACGGAGGAGCCGACCGCTAGAACTCGCCGGAGCAAACTTCCGGGGCACTTTCCGGCTTCCCGCGAAACGCCGCGACGAACGATTGCAACACGACGAGGGCCGGGGTATATGCCCCGGCCCTCGTTACGCCGCGCCGCCGGTTTGCCCTCCAGAGGCTAGCGGGCGGCCTCTGCGCGTTCCTCGGACTTGGCCTGCTCCTCGGGGATCGCTCCGCTTGAGATGGCGATCATGTCCTCATCCCGCATGGAGACCGTGCCGGACGAGCTGGCCCACACGCCGATGGAGAAGCCCTCGTCCACCGGCTCGCCGAGCTTCTGCTCGTAGGAGACCTCCTCGCCGTCGGAGACGAGCGGGGTCGCCGGCTTAAGGAAGCGCCCGCCGAGCGGCAGGTTCACCCCGGAGACCTTGTCCACCAGCGACTCGAACTCCGCCGCGGGCTGGCGAGTCTTGATGTCGCCGTACTCCTTGCTCGCCACGCCCTTCGGGATCACGAGGTAGCCGTTGGTGGTGCGGCGCACGAAGGCGTCGCCCTCCCCGAGGGACTCGATGCCCATCTCGTTCAGGTACGGGCCGCCGTCTATGACGGAGAGGCTGCCTTCCTGATCCTCGACGTCCACCCCGGAGAGCCGCAGGAGCTCGGTGGCCGACGCGCCCAACGGAGCCTCGTACAGGCTTATGTCCAGCTCCGGGCCGAACACCTGCATGTGCTTGGTGGTGACGGGCTTGCCCCGGAAGAGGGCGTTGTAGATGTTCAGCAAGGACTCGGAGTTGTTCACGATGTGCCCGGCGTCCGGCGGGATGCCCGGGCGCTTTGAGCCATCCGGGTTCTCTATGCGGCGCGGGACCCACAGGTCCTTGTCGAAGACGTTCTTTATGAGGGTCTTCTCCTCGCCGAGGGCGTACTTGTCCGGCACGTGGGAGACCTCGTACAGGCCGTTGGCGTTCTCGTCGTACGCCGAGAACCAGTCCTCGTCCTTGTAGTGGACGCCCATCACGATCTTCTCGAAGCCGAAGATCGTCTTCATCGCCTCGTACAGCTCCAGGAACTCCTCGAAGTAGACCCGGTGGATCATCTTGTCCGCCCAGTAACCGGGCTCGGACTCGGTGCAGTTGACGATGAGGCGCGCCTGCGGCTTCTTGTACTTGAAATACGTCGGGAAGCCGCCGCCCCCGGCCCCTACCACGCCGGCCTGGCGGATGATCTCGACCGCCTCGTCCCTGCCGAGCGCCTTTACCTCTTCCAGCGTCCGCTGCTTCATCTCGACCACTTCAGGCCCTCTTCCTCTCGTTACCTTTAGGTACTTTTAGTTACAAAGCACCCTCACCTCATTACAACCAGTATAGACTACGCATCTTTGTGTTGCTAGTTGCCAGTATCTTTTCATTCCCTTGCGGAGCCGGCTGTCGGTCCGCACACACCCCGTTCGCGGGCGGCTCTGGTAGACTCGGTTTCGTTATGGGACTTGGAAAGCGCACGGCCAACATACTGCTCGGGATTGCGATCTTCCTGTTCCTCGTCTGGGGTACGCGGCTCTTCGTGTTCTTCGGCGAGCTACAGGCCGGGACGCTGCCAGCGCCGGCGGTTCACCTGGCGATGGTGATCATAAACCTGGCTATAGGGGCGTATCTCGCGTACCTCGGCATTAGTGGACGACGCTCGTCCGGGGCGATGACCCAGCGGGTGGAGTAGCCCGGGTAGATTAGACCGTTAGGACGACCTTCCCCGACGGACGTTGCCGGAGAGGTCGGCGCTGGTGTAGTTCGGGGTGATGGAGCGTAGGAGCTCGGCGGTGCCTTCGGAGTCGTGGCAGCGGGCGCGGGCGACCATCTCGTTCACCAGTTGCAGGAACCTGTCGCCGCCGTCGCCGTTGTGGCCATCTCCGTCCGGACCCTTGCCGGGGCTTACGCGCAGCACCATCGGGTGGTCCGTATCGTTCTGGTGCTCGCTCTGCTCCAGGAGCTCTTCCCGGAGCTTCTCTCCGGGCCGGAGTCCGGTGTACTTTATCTGTACTCCGCTGGCGCCCATTATCTCGATCATCTTTCTGGCGAGGTCCGTTATGGAGACGGGACGGCCCATCTCGAGGACGTAGGTGCCGTAGGAGTCGGCCATCGCGCTCGCCTGCAGGATGAGGGAAACCGCCTCGGGGATGGTCATGAAGTACCGGATCATCTCGGGGTGGGTTACCGTTACCGGGCCGCCGGCCTCTATCTGCTGGCGGAAGGTCGGTACGACCGATCCCCGGCTGCCGAGCACGTTTCCGAAGCGGACCGAGGCGTAGATCGTGGCCGGGTACAGGCGCGAGAGGCTCTGGACCAGCATCTCGGAGAGCCGTTTGGTCGCGCCCATAACGTTGGCCGGGTTTACCGCCTTGTCGGTCGAGACGTTGACGAACTTCTCGGCCCCATGCTCCCCGGCCATCCGGGCGACGTTCAGGGTGCCGAAGACGTTGTTGAGTACGGCCTCGGCGACTCGCTCCTCCATGAGCGGGACGTGCTTGTAGGCGGCGGCGTGGAAGACCACCTGGGGGGCAG
Protein-coding regions in this window:
- a CDS encoding proton-conducting membrane transporter — protein: MKQRTLEEVKALGRDEAVEIIRQAGVVGAGGGGFPTYFKYKKPQARLIVNCTESEPGYWADKMIHRVYFEEFLELYEAMKTIFGFEKIVMGVHYKDEDWFSAYDENANGLYEVSHVPDKYALGEEKTLIKNVFDKDLWVPRRIENPDGSKRPGIPPDAGHIVNNSESLLNIYNALFRGKPVTTKHMQVFGPELDISLYEAPLGASATELLRLSGVDVEDQEGSLSVIDGGPYLNEMGIESLGEGDAFVRRTTNGYLVIPKGVASKEYGDIKTRQPAAEFESLVDKVSGVNLPLGGRFLKPATPLVSDGEEVSYEQKLGEPVDEGFSIGVWASSSGTVSMRDEDMIAISSGAIPEEQAKSEERAEAAR
- a CDS encoding ACP S-malonyltransferase, with amino-acid sequence MTEPDDGRLAAIRGVIGEWVPDQVKLFSRAAGDTDESLALGVRPDVVAGHSLGEYGAAYAAGCFDFETGLRLVARRDHLLAEAAEHTPGGMVAVLKSSPEEVERALEDTEGSFIANYNSPRQTVISGLKDALNDAVEKIRGRTIMLNVSFAAHSPYVSAAADRMRESLESAEFRAPEVPFVSAMDGSVLHRAEEVKDALKGQMVAPVRWVRVVDTLARLRVEEWVELGGGGVLTRMLRDFESPLKGVTFEDLRSRVADLPAQARNLLPGSHDTPETPETPDPAADGGADR